A DNA window from Arachis duranensis cultivar V14167 chromosome 3, aradu.V14167.gnm2.J7QH, whole genome shotgun sequence contains the following coding sequences:
- the LOC107482047 gene encoding RNA demethylase ALKBH10B isoform X2, with translation MAMPSGNVVAQDKMQFPSGGGGGGAGAGSGSAGGEIHYRQQWFVDERDSLIGWLRSEFAAANAIIDSLCHHLRIVGDPGEYDMVVGAIQQRRCNWNQVLLMQQYFSVSEVVYALQQVAWRRQQRYMEPVKVGAKEVRKSGPGYRHGQRFESAKEGFNASVESYSHEANIAITGAPEKGTPLTEKGEELKSAGKVGKIDDKSLASTEEKKDAIAKNQTEGNLKGSGSSQGSLPNSDSEAVVVNDGLASNYKGNESLSIQNQNQSQSLSTLAKTFVGNEMFDGTMVNVADGLKLYEELFDGTEVSKLVSLVSDLRISGKRGHFQGSQTFVVSRRPMKGHGREMIQLGVPVVDAPLEGENMTGASREKNVEPIPSLFREIIERMVASQVMTVKPDACVVDFFNEGDHSQPYNWPHWFGRPVHVLFLTECEITFGRVITTDHPGDYRGTLKLSLSPGSFLAMQGKCTDFAKHAIPSFRKQRILVTFIKSQPRRSPPSDAQRLASPAVSSHWGPPPSRSPNHMRHHVGPKHYPAGQTTGVLPAPPIRPQIPPPNGMQPLFVAAPVVSAMPFPAPVPIAPASTGWTAAPPRHPTPRIPVPGTGVFLPPPGSGNPPPQVLGSLTEVNPGSETPTTYEKENGNSNHNNTTSPKGKVQRQECNGHVNGTEEEKAVETEQNSNDKTVESQ, from the exons ATGGCAATGCCATCGGGAAATGTGGTAGCACAGGACAAAATGCAGTTTcctagtggtggtggtggtggtggtgccgGTGCCGGCAGTGGCAGTGCTGGTGGTGAGATCCACTACCGCCAGCAATGGTTTGTTGATGAGAGGGATAGCCTTATTGGCTGGCTGCGAAGCGAATTCGCAGCTGCCAATGCGATCATAGACTCCCTTTGTCACCATTTACGTATAGTTGGTGACCCTGGAGAGTATGATATGGTCGTTGGTGCCATTCAGCAAAGGAGGTGTAATTGGAATCAGGTGCTGCTTATGCAGCAATACTTTTCGGTCTCTGAAGTGGTTTATGCGCTGCAGCAAGTGGCGTGGAGGAGGCAGCAGAGGTATATGGAGCCGGTTAAAGTGGGTGCAAAGGAAGTTAGGAAATCTGGTCCAGGGTACAGGCATGGGCAGAGGTTTGAGTCTGCAAAGGAAGGTTTTAATGCTAGTGTAGAGTCTTATAGTCATGAGGCAAATATCGCAATTACCGGAGCCCCCGAGAAAGGGACTCCATTAACTGAAAAGGGTGAAGAACTTAAATCTGCTGGTAAGGTTGGAAAGATAGATGATAAGAGTTTAGCATCCACTGAGGAGAAGAAAG ATGCTATAGCAAAGAATCAGACCGAGGGCAACTTGAAGGGCTCAGGGAGCTCACAAGGATCCCTGCCAAATTCGGATTCTGAAGCTGTGGTCGTAAATGATGGACTTGCATCAAATTATAAAG GGAATGAGTCACTTTCTATCCAAAATCAGAATCAGAGTCAAAGTCTTTCAACATTAGCAAAAACTTTTGTTGGCAATGAAATGTTTGATGGGACGATG GTGAATGTGGCTGATGGACTAAAGTTGTATGAAGAGTTATTTGATGGCACTGAAGTTTCAAAACTTGTTTCACTGGTCAGTGATCTAAGGATTTCGGGAAAAAGAGGACATTTTCAAG GGAGTCAGACATTTGTGGTTTCAAGGAGGCCCATGAAAGGGCATGGAAGGGAGATGATTCAGTTGGGTGTTCCTGTTGTTGATGCACCTCTAGAAGGAGAGAATATGACCGGAGCCTCAAGAG AAAAGAATGTAGAACCTATCCCTTCCTTGTTTCGAGAAATTATTGAGCGGATGGTTGCCTCACAAGTTATGACTGTGAAGCCTGATGCTTGTGTTGTGGATTTCTTTAATGAG GGTGATCATTCACAGCCCTACAATTGGCCGCACTGGTTTGGAAGGCCCGTTCATGTTCTCTTCCTTACAGAATGTGAAATCACTTTTGGGAGAGTGATCACCACGGATCATCCTGGGGATTATAGGGGCACTCTCAAGCTTTCTCTTTCCCCTGG GTCATTTCTGGCTATGCAAGGGAAATGCACTGATTTTGCCAAACATGCTATTCCTTCTTTCCGTAAACAACGCATCCTTGTTACTTTCATCAAGTCCCAACCGCGAAGGTCCCCCCCTTCGGACGCCCAGCGTCTTGCTTCGCCAGCAGTATCTTCTCATTGGGGTCCACCGCCAAGCCGATCCCCTAACCACATGCGTCATCATGTAGGTCCTAAGCATTATCCTGCAGGCCAGACAACTGGAGTTCTGCCAGCTCCACCCATCCGTCCGCAAATTCCGCCACCGAATGGTATGCAGCCGCTGTTTGTAGCTGCTCCAGTTGTCTCTGCCATGCCATTTCCTGCACCGGTACCAATTGCACCAGCTTCCACAGGATGGACAGCAGCCCCTCCAAGGCATCCCACTCCTCGAATCCCTGTGCCTGGCACAGGAGTCTTCCTCCCTCCACCCGGGTCAGGTAATCCTCCTCCACAAGTACTTGGTTCTTTGACCGAAGTGAACCCAGGTTCGGAAACTCCAACCACTTATGAAAAGGAAAATGGGAATTCTAATCATAACAACACAACTTCACCGAAAGGGAAAGTGCAGAGGCAGGAGTGCAATGGGCATGTGAATGGAACTGAAGAAGAGAAAGCTGTAGAGACAGAGCAAAATAGCAATGACAAAACTGTGGAAAGCCAATGA
- the LOC107482047 gene encoding RNA demethylase ALKBH10B isoform X1: MAMPSGNVVAQDKMQFPSGGGGGGAGAGSGSAGGEIHYRQQWFVDERDSLIGWLRSEFAAANAIIDSLCHHLRIVGDPGEYDMVVGAIQQRRCNWNQVLLMQQYFSVSEVVYALQQVAWRRQQRYMEPVKVGAKEVRKSGPGYRHGQRFESAKEGFNASVESYSHEANIAITGAPEKGTPLTEKGEELKSAGKVGKIDDKSLASTEEKKADAIAKNQTEGNLKGSGSSQGSLPNSDSEAVVVNDGLASNYKGNESLSIQNQNQSQSLSTLAKTFVGNEMFDGTMVNVADGLKLYEELFDGTEVSKLVSLVSDLRISGKRGHFQGSQTFVVSRRPMKGHGREMIQLGVPVVDAPLEGENMTGASREKNVEPIPSLFREIIERMVASQVMTVKPDACVVDFFNEGDHSQPYNWPHWFGRPVHVLFLTECEITFGRVITTDHPGDYRGTLKLSLSPGSFLAMQGKCTDFAKHAIPSFRKQRILVTFIKSQPRRSPPSDAQRLASPAVSSHWGPPPSRSPNHMRHHVGPKHYPAGQTTGVLPAPPIRPQIPPPNGMQPLFVAAPVVSAMPFPAPVPIAPASTGWTAAPPRHPTPRIPVPGTGVFLPPPGSGNPPPQVLGSLTEVNPGSETPTTYEKENGNSNHNNTTSPKGKVQRQECNGHVNGTEEEKAVETEQNSNDKTVESQ, encoded by the exons ATGGCAATGCCATCGGGAAATGTGGTAGCACAGGACAAAATGCAGTTTcctagtggtggtggtggtggtggtgccgGTGCCGGCAGTGGCAGTGCTGGTGGTGAGATCCACTACCGCCAGCAATGGTTTGTTGATGAGAGGGATAGCCTTATTGGCTGGCTGCGAAGCGAATTCGCAGCTGCCAATGCGATCATAGACTCCCTTTGTCACCATTTACGTATAGTTGGTGACCCTGGAGAGTATGATATGGTCGTTGGTGCCATTCAGCAAAGGAGGTGTAATTGGAATCAGGTGCTGCTTATGCAGCAATACTTTTCGGTCTCTGAAGTGGTTTATGCGCTGCAGCAAGTGGCGTGGAGGAGGCAGCAGAGGTATATGGAGCCGGTTAAAGTGGGTGCAAAGGAAGTTAGGAAATCTGGTCCAGGGTACAGGCATGGGCAGAGGTTTGAGTCTGCAAAGGAAGGTTTTAATGCTAGTGTAGAGTCTTATAGTCATGAGGCAAATATCGCAATTACCGGAGCCCCCGAGAAAGGGACTCCATTAACTGAAAAGGGTGAAGAACTTAAATCTGCTGGTAAGGTTGGAAAGATAGATGATAAGAGTTTAGCATCCACTGAGGAGAAGAAAG CAGATGCTATAGCAAAGAATCAGACCGAGGGCAACTTGAAGGGCTCAGGGAGCTCACAAGGATCCCTGCCAAATTCGGATTCTGAAGCTGTGGTCGTAAATGATGGACTTGCATCAAATTATAAAG GGAATGAGTCACTTTCTATCCAAAATCAGAATCAGAGTCAAAGTCTTTCAACATTAGCAAAAACTTTTGTTGGCAATGAAATGTTTGATGGGACGATG GTGAATGTGGCTGATGGACTAAAGTTGTATGAAGAGTTATTTGATGGCACTGAAGTTTCAAAACTTGTTTCACTGGTCAGTGATCTAAGGATTTCGGGAAAAAGAGGACATTTTCAAG GGAGTCAGACATTTGTGGTTTCAAGGAGGCCCATGAAAGGGCATGGAAGGGAGATGATTCAGTTGGGTGTTCCTGTTGTTGATGCACCTCTAGAAGGAGAGAATATGACCGGAGCCTCAAGAG AAAAGAATGTAGAACCTATCCCTTCCTTGTTTCGAGAAATTATTGAGCGGATGGTTGCCTCACAAGTTATGACTGTGAAGCCTGATGCTTGTGTTGTGGATTTCTTTAATGAG GGTGATCATTCACAGCCCTACAATTGGCCGCACTGGTTTGGAAGGCCCGTTCATGTTCTCTTCCTTACAGAATGTGAAATCACTTTTGGGAGAGTGATCACCACGGATCATCCTGGGGATTATAGGGGCACTCTCAAGCTTTCTCTTTCCCCTGG GTCATTTCTGGCTATGCAAGGGAAATGCACTGATTTTGCCAAACATGCTATTCCTTCTTTCCGTAAACAACGCATCCTTGTTACTTTCATCAAGTCCCAACCGCGAAGGTCCCCCCCTTCGGACGCCCAGCGTCTTGCTTCGCCAGCAGTATCTTCTCATTGGGGTCCACCGCCAAGCCGATCCCCTAACCACATGCGTCATCATGTAGGTCCTAAGCATTATCCTGCAGGCCAGACAACTGGAGTTCTGCCAGCTCCACCCATCCGTCCGCAAATTCCGCCACCGAATGGTATGCAGCCGCTGTTTGTAGCTGCTCCAGTTGTCTCTGCCATGCCATTTCCTGCACCGGTACCAATTGCACCAGCTTCCACAGGATGGACAGCAGCCCCTCCAAGGCATCCCACTCCTCGAATCCCTGTGCCTGGCACAGGAGTCTTCCTCCCTCCACCCGGGTCAGGTAATCCTCCTCCACAAGTACTTGGTTCTTTGACCGAAGTGAACCCAGGTTCGGAAACTCCAACCACTTATGAAAAGGAAAATGGGAATTCTAATCATAACAACACAACTTCACCGAAAGGGAAAGTGCAGAGGCAGGAGTGCAATGGGCATGTGAATGGAACTGAAGAAGAGAAAGCTGTAGAGACAGAGCAAAATAGCAATGACAAAACTGTGGAAAGCCAATGA
- the LOC107482050 gene encoding purple acid phosphatase 7: protein MFELQVLIKNMAWSLKQRVLLPVMVVLLLLGTSPSIAELQKLKHTPTKADQPLNILVVGDWGRKGTHNQSLVAYQMGEVGEKQNIDFVISTGDNFYDDGLTGVDDPAFYDSFVNIYTAPSLQKIWYNVLGNHDYRGDVEAQLSPILTQKDSRWVCMRSFILDAGIVEFFFVDTTPFRDDYFTDPEDHTYDWSGVLPREAYLSGLLEDVDFALGQSKAKWKIVVGHHTIKSAGHHGNTVEVEQQFLPILKARNVDAYINGHDHCLEHIVDAESGIHFLTSGGGSKAWKGDIKPWDQEELKLYYDGQGFMTLQITESKADIVFYDIYGMVLHTWSLSKKLNHAASI from the exons ATGTTTGAGTTGCAGGTGCTTATTAAAAACATGGCTTGGAGTTTAAAACAACGCGTGTtgctccctgttatggtggtgttattgttgttgggaaCAAGTCCTTCCATAGCAGAGCTTCAGAAGCTGAAACACACTCCAACAAAAGCAGATCAACCTCTGAACATTCTGGTGGTCGGAGACTGGGGAAGAAAAGGAACCCATAACCAGTCCTTGGTCGCTTATCAG ATGGGAGAGGTGGGAGAGAAGCAAAACATAGATTTTGTTATATCGACGGGCGACAACTTTTACGATGATGGCCTAACAGGAGTTGATGATCCAGCATTCTACGATTCATTTGTCAACATCTACACTGCCCCAAGCTTGCAAAAGATATGGTACAATG TTTTGGGGAACCATGACTACAGAGGTGATGTTGAGGCGCAACTGAGCCCCATTCTAACACAAAAAGATAGCAGATGGGTTTGCATGAGATCTTTCATTCTTGATGCAG GTATTGTGGAATTCTTCTTtgtggacacaactccattTCGCGATGATTACTTTACGGACCCAGAAGACCATACCTATGACTGGAGTGGCGTGCTTCCTCGCGAAGCTTACCTTTCAGGACTCTTGGAG GATGTTGATTTTGCATTGGGGCAATCCAAGGCAAAATGGAAGATAGTGGTGGGTCATCATACTATTAAGAGTGCTGGGCATCATGGTAATACTGTAGAGGTTGAGCAGCAATTCCTTCCCATCCTAAAG GCAAGAAATGTTGATGCATACATAAATGGACATGACCATTGCTTGGAGCACATAGTTGATGCAGAGAG TGGAATTCACTTTCTAACAAGCGGAGGTGGATCAAAGGCATGGAAGGGTGATATCAAGCCATGGGACCAAGAGGAATTGAAGTTATATTATGATGGACAAGGATTCATGACTTTGCAAATCACTGAAAGCAAAGCAGATATAGTGTTCTATGATATTTATGGCATGGTTTTGCATACGTGGAGCTTATCCAAAAAGCTTAACCATGCAGCCTCAATATAA
- the LOC107482048 gene encoding uncharacterized protein LOC107482048 has protein sequence MDEIQKQKRETEKKVGLGMCEVCCGSQHPRVMVPNFLSPEECKELEFIHKSSSTVGYRPNVFSTTLSHLIATNSSHFLIPFIPIRERLKDKLEEFFNCQYELFVEFTALISWSRGASIGWHSDDNRPYLKQRHFAVVCYLNNYGKDFNGGLFRFQDGQPMSIMPMAGDVLMYTADQRNIHSVDEITDGERLTLTLWFTRDGSHDEDVKLVSLLSQHLLHKDMAASYLPLPASCDMYCFSQDQASNDQFGFNICWARLHILGYGISISEDGACDSDVSELLVKPVQLVRGDELLDHEFVNILHALQVIHFYCWQGSALKTKALNVHTNVLKLSDKDKEKINCLKSVLLNDEDLVLKVFGSMPLEENGGICFDWTGIVAAIAAWEDYVTKLSKQIHLELPYWRMHESIYTVQLDE, from the exons ATGGATGAGATTCAGAAACAGAAACGGGAAACTGAAAAGAAAGTAGGATTAGGAATGTGTGAGGTTTGCTGTGGTTCGCAACACCCTCGTGTGATGGTCCCCAACTTCCTCTCCCCTGAAGAATGCAAG GAACTGGAATTCATACACAAGAGTAGCAGCACTGTTGGCTATAGACCCAATGTCTTCTCAACCACTCTCTCCCATCTCATTGCCACCAACTCTTCCCACTTCCTCATTCCCTTCATTCCCATCCGAG AAAGGTTGAAAGACAAGCTAGAGGAGTTTTTCAACTGTCAATACGAGCTCTTTGTTGAATTCACCGCTCTAATCAG CTGGAGCAGAGGTGCAAGCATTGGGTGGCATAGTGATGATAACAGACCCTACCTCAAACAGCGGCACTTTGCA GTGGTGTgctatttaaataattatggcAAGGATTTCAATGGTGGACTCTTTCGTTTCCAGGATGGCCAGCCAATGTCAATTATGCCAATGGCTGGA GATGTTCTGATGTATACTGCTGACCAGCGTAACATTCATTCTGTTGATGAG ATAACTGATGGAGAAAGACTAACGCTTACTTTATGGTTCACTCGTGATGGTTCCCATGATGAGGATGTGAAGCTTGTTTCTCTCCTTTCACAACACCTATTACATAAGGACATGGCTGCATCGTATCTTCCTCTGCCTGCATCCTGTGATATGTATTGTTTTTCGCAGGATCAAGCTTCCAATGACCAGTTTGGCTTTAATATATGTTGGGCCAGACTTCATATTCTTGGATATGGCATTTCTATATCCGAAGACGGTGCCTGTGACTCAGATGTCTCTGAATTACTGGTGAAGCCAGTGCAGTTAGTAAGAGGAGATGAGTTGTTAGACCATGAATTTGTCAATATTTTGCATGCACTTCAG GTCATCCATTTCTATTGTTGGCAAGGATCTGCCTTAAAGACCAAGGCATTGAATGTGCACACGAACGTGCTAAAACTTTCAGATAAGGACAAGGAGAAAATCAACTGTCTGAAGTCTGTACTTTTGAATGATGAAGATTTGGTATTGAAGGTTTTCGGGAGTATGCCTTTGGAAGAAAATGGAGGCATTTGCTTTGACTGGACAGGAATTGTGGCTGCAATTGCTGCTTGGGAAGATTATGTGACGAAGTTAAGTAAACAAATTCATTTAGAGTTGCCTTATTGGAGAATGCATGAATCTATATATACGGTGCAACTTGATGAGTAG